One genomic window of Deltaproteobacteria bacterium HGW-Deltaproteobacteria-6 includes the following:
- a CDS encoding pyrroline-5-carboxylate reductase, with protein sequence MGGKLDMKDLSVGFIGGGRITQLFMEAWNNQGKLPKKVWVSDNNAAVLESLKKKYSHIETALADNSKPSSCDLVFLALHPPAIAAVLDEIKGKLKSSAFFISLAPKISMEKMSSALGGFTRIVRMIPNAPSVIHEGYNPVCFAPALSENERSSLLHLFKIWGESPEVDEEKLEAYAILSAMGPTYFWFQLQQLRTLGGSFGLTQKETDQALYEMIKGAAKTLLKSGREYDEVVNLIPVKPLGEEEQGIRQIYETRLKGLYSKLKS encoded by the coding sequence ATGGGCGGAAAACTTGATATGAAAGATCTATCAGTCGGTTTTATCGGCGGTGGCCGGATCACGCAATTGTTCATGGAAGCATGGAATAATCAGGGTAAACTCCCGAAAAAGGTATGGGTCAGCGACAATAATGCAGCAGTGTTAGAAAGTCTAAAAAAGAAATATTCACATATCGAAACAGCCCTTGCGGATAACAGCAAGCCGTCATCCTGCGATCTGGTGTTTCTGGCGCTGCATCCGCCGGCCATTGCCGCCGTCCTTGATGAAATAAAGGGTAAACTGAAATCCTCCGCTTTTTTTATATCCCTTGCGCCGAAAATATCCATGGAAAAAATGTCATCGGCATTGGGCGGCTTTACCAGAATTGTCCGGATGATTCCCAATGCGCCGTCTGTTATCCATGAGGGGTATAACCCTGTTTGCTTCGCTCCGGCTTTAAGCGAGAATGAGCGAAGCAGTCTTTTACACCTTTTCAAAATATGGGGTGAAAGCCCGGAAGTGGACGAAGAAAAACTCGAAGCCTACGCGATTCTTTCCGCGATGGGGCCGACCTATTTCTGGTTCCAGTTGCAGCAACTACGCACACTTGGCGGTTCTTTCGGTCTGACGCAAAAAGAAACGGATCAGGCGTTGTATGAAATGATCAAAGGGGCTGCAAAGACATTGCTCAAAAGCGGACGTGAGTATGACGAGGTAGTCAATCTTATTCCCGTCAAGCCGCTGGGTGAAGAAGAGCAGGGTATCCGGCAGATTTATGAAACACGCCTGAAGGGTCTGTATTCGAAACTCAAAAGCTGA